A genomic stretch from Mesoplodon densirostris isolate mMesDen1 chromosome 3, mMesDen1 primary haplotype, whole genome shotgun sequence includes:
- the DOK3 gene encoding docking protein 3 isoform X1: MEPLETPIKDGILYQQHIKFGKSWRKVWGLLYAGGPSGVARLESWEVRDGGLGPAGDRSVGPGRRGERRVIRLADCVSVLPADRESCPRDTGAFLLTTTERSHLLAAQHRQSWMGPICQLAFPGTGESSQGSGEAEAPKRGLVQMEENSIYSSWQEVGEFPVVVQRTEAATRCQLKGPYLLLLGQDSIQLKEPASPQALYTWPYRFLRKFGSHKGVFSFEAGRRCDSGEGLFAFISPRSQDLCGAVAAAIARQRERLPERAGPQPCPLPRATSLPSLEPPGELREVPPGPEAPGSRRARAAEPGPQSLPPLLGPAAPDETAPALYASVCKRASRPPDAAEHLYENLCVLDAGPAPDAGCPEQEGPGGRSPLASPIYHNSQDLGWPGAAHDSSLEAQYRRLLELELADDGDEAEGSARAGAHLGFKAKLVTLLSRERRKGPAPCDRP; encoded by the exons ATGGAGCCTCTGGAGACACCCATCAAGGACGGCATCCTCTACCAGCAGCACATCAAGTTTGGCAAG TCCTGGCGGAAGGTATGGGGTCTACTGTATGCAGGAGGCCCATCAGGCGTGGCACGGCTAGAGAGCTGGGAGGTCCGGGATGGTGGCCTGGGGCCAGCAGGTGACAGGTCTGTGGGGCCTGGCCGGCGAGGAGAGCGGCGGGTCATCCGCCTGGCTGACTGCGTATCCGTGCTGCCGGCTGACCGTGAGAGCTGCCCGCGGGACACTGGTGCCTTCCTGCTCACCACGACGGAGCGAAGCCACCTGCTGGCCGCACAGCACCGCCAGTCTTGGATGGGCCCCATTTGCCAGCTGGCCTTCCCG GGCACAGGGGAGAGCTCCCAAGGATCAGGGGAGGCAGAGGCTCCCAAGAGGGGCCTGGTCCAGATGGAGGAGAACTCCATCTACTCCTCCTGGCAGGAAG TGGGCGAGTTTCCAGTGGTGGTACAGAGGACGGAGGCAGCCACCCGCTGCCAGCTGAAGGGGCCCTACCTCCTGCTACTGGGCCAGGACTCCATCCAGCTGAAGGAGCCCGCCAGCCCCCAGGCGCTCTACACCTGGCCCTACCGCTTCCTGCGCAAGTTCGGCTCCCACAAG GGCGTGTTCTCCTTTGAAGCCGGCCGCCGCTGCGACTCGGGCGAGGGCCTCTTCGCCTTCATCAGCCCCCGCTCCCAAGACCTATGCGGGGCCGTAGCCGCCGCCATCGCCCGCCAGCGGGAGCGGCTCCCAGAGCGGGcggggccccagccctgccccctgccGCGGGCCACCTCCCTGCCCTCGCTGGAGCCTCCGGGGGAGCTACGGGAGGTGCCCCCGGGACCCGAGGCGCCCGGCTCCCGGAGGGCGCGCGCGGCCGAGCCCGGGCCCCAGAGCCTGCCCCCTCTGCTGGGCCCCGCAGCCCCGGACGAAACGGCGCCCGCGCTCTACGCGTCCGTGTGCAAGCGGGCCAGCCGGCCTCCGGACGCCGCCGAGCACCTGTACGAGAACCTGTGCGTGCTGGACGCCGGCCCCGCGCCCGACGCCGGCTGTCCGGAGCAGGAGGGCCCGGGCGGCCGCAGCCCCCTGGCCAGCCCCATCTAccacaatagccaggacctgggCTGGCCCGGCGCGGCCCATGACAGCAGCCTGGAGGCCCAGTACCGGCGgctgctggagctggagctggccGACGACGGCGACGAGGCCGAGGGCTCCGCCCGCGCCGGCGCCCACTTGGGCTTCAAGGCCAAGCTGGTGACGCTGCTGAGTCGTGAGCGCAGGAAGGGCCCGGCTCCCTGCGACAGGCCCTGA
- the DDX41 gene encoding probable ATP-dependent RNA helicase DDX41 codes for MEDSEPERKRARTDEATATGSRSEADDEDDEDYVPYVPLRQRRQLLLQKLLQRRRKGAAEEEQQDSGSEPRGDEDDIPLGPQSNVSLLDQHQHLKEKAEARKESAKEKQLKEEEKILESVAEGRALMSVKEMAKGITYDDPIKTSWTPPRYVLSMSEERHERVRKKYHILVEGDGIPPPIKSFKEMKFPAAILRGLKKKGIHHPTPIQIQGIPTILSGRDMIGIAFTGSGKTLVFTLPVIMFCLEQEKRLPFSKREGPYGLIICPSRELARQTHGILEYYCRLLQEDSSPLLRCALCIGGMSVKEQMETIRHGVHMMVATPGRLMDLLQKKMVSLDICRYLALDEADRMIDMGFEGDIRTIFSYFKGQRQTLLFSATMPKKIQNFAKSALVKPVTINVGRAGAASLDVIQEVEYVKEEAKMVYLLECLQKTPPPVLIFAEKKADVDAIHEYLLLKGVEAVAIHGGKDQEERTKAIEAFREGKKDVLVATDVASKGLDFPAIQHVINYDMPEEIENYVHRIGRTGRSGNTGIATTFINKACDESVLMDLKALLLEAKQKVPPVLQVLHCGDESMLDIGGERGCAFCGGLGHRITDCPKLEAMQTKQVSNIGRKDYLAHSSMDF; via the exons ATGGAGGACTCGGAACCCGAGCGGAAG CGGGCTCGCACCGACGAGGCGACTGCCACAGGAAGCCGCTCCGAGGCAGACGATGAGGACGACGAGGACTACGTGCCGTACGTGCCGTTGCGACAGCGCCGGCAACTGCTG CTCCAGAAGCTGCTGCAGCGAAGGCGCAAAGGAGCTGCGGAAGAGGAGCAGCAGGACAGCGGCAGCGAGCCCCGGGGAGATGAGGACGACATCCCGTTGGGCCCTCAGTCCAACGTCAGCCTCCTGGATCAGCACCAGCACCTCAAAGAGAAGGCTGAAG CCCGCAAGGAGTCTGCCAAAGAGAAGCAgctgaaggaagaggagaagatcCTGGAGAGTGTGGCTGAGGGTCGAG CCTTGATGTCAGTGAAGGAGATGGCTAAGGGAATCACGTATGACGATCCAATCAAAACTAG TTGGACACCACCCCGTTACGTCCTGAGCATGTCTGAAGAGCGGCATGAGCGTGTACGGAAGAAGTACCACATCTTGGTGGAAGGAGATGGTATCCCGCCACCCATCAAAAGCTTCAAGGAAATGAAATTTCCTGCAG CCATCCTGAGAGGCCTGAAGAAGAAGGGCATCCACCACCCAACACCCATTCagatccagggaattcccaccat TCTATCTGGCCGTGACATGATAGGCATAGCCTTCACGGGTTCAGGCAAGACACTGGTGTTCACTTTGCCGGTCATCATGTTCTGCCTGGAGCAAGAGAAGAGGTTACCTTTCTCTAAGCGTGAAGGGCCCTATGGACTCATTATCTGCCCCTCG CGGGAGCTGGCCCGGCAGACCCACGGCATCCTGGAGTATTACTGCCGCCTGCTGCAGGAGGACAGCTCGCCACTCCTGCGCTGTGCTCTCTGCATCGGGGGCATGTCCGTCAAAGAGCAGATGGAGACCATCCGACA TGGTGTGCACATGATGGTGGCCACCCCTGGGCGCCTCATGGATCTGCTGCAGAAGAAGATGGTCAGCCTGGATATCTGTCGTTACTTGGCCCTGGACGAGGCTGACCGCATGATCGACATGGGTTTCGAGGGTGACATCCGTACCATCTTCTCCTACTTCAAG GGCCAGCGACAGACCCTACTCTTCAGTGCCACCATGCCTAAGAAGATTCAGAACTTCGCCAAGAGCGCCCTGGTAAAGCCTGTCACGATCAACGTGGGGCGTGCTGGGGCTGCCAGCCTGGATGTCATCCAG GAAGTGGAATATGTGAAGGAGGAAGCCAAGATGGTGTACCTGCTTGAGTGCCTGCAGAAGACACCGCCGCCC GTACTCATCTTTGCGGAGAAGAAAGCAGATGTGGACGCCATCCATGAGTACCTGCTCCTCAAGGGGGTCGAGGCTGTGGCCATCCATGGGGGCAAAG ACCAAGAGGAACGGACCAAGGCCATCGAGGCATTCCGGGAGGGCAAGAAGGATGTCCTAGTGGCCACAGACGTAGCCTCCAAGGGCTTGGACTTCCCTGCCATCCAGCACGTCATCAATTATGACATGCCTGAGGAGATCGAGAACTATG TGCACCGTATCGGCCGCACTGGGCGCTCAGGAAACACAGGCATTGCCACCACCTTCATCAACAAGGCCTGTG ATGAGTCGGTGCTGATGGATCTCAAAGCCCTGCTGCTGGAGGCCAAGCAGAAGGTTCCACCCGTGCTGCAAGTACTGCACTGCGGGGACGAGTCCATGCTGGACATTGGAG GAGAGCGTGGCTGTGCCTTCTGTGGGGGCCTGGGCCATCGGATCACCGACTGCCCCAAACTCGAGGCTATGCAGACGAAGCAGGTTAGCAACATCGGCCGCAAGGACTACCTGGCCCACAGCTCCATGGACTTCTGA
- the DOK3 gene encoding docking protein 3 isoform X2: MAMEPLETPIKDGILYQQHIKFGKKSWRKVWGLLYAGGPSGVARLESWEVRDGGLGPAGDRSVGPGRRGERRVIRLADCVSVLPADRESCPRDTGAFLLTTTERSHLLAAQHRQSWMGPICQLAFPGTGESSQGSGEAEAPKRGLVQMEENSIYSSWQEVGEFPVVVQRTEAATRCQLKGPYLLLLGQDSIQLKEPASPQALYTWPYRFLRKFGSHKGVFSFEAGRRCDSGEGLFAFISPRSQDLCGAVAAAIARQRERLPERAGPQPCPLPRATSLPSLEPPGELREVPPGPEAPGSRRARAAEPGPQSLPPLLGPAAPDETAPALYASVCKRASRPPDAAEHLYENLCVLDAGPAPDAGCPEQEGPGGRSPLASPIYHNSQDLGWPGAAHDSSLEAQYRRLLELELADDGDEAEGSARAGAHLGFKAKLVTLLSRERRKGPAPCDRP, translated from the exons ATGGCCATGGAGCCTCTGGAGACACCCATCAAGGACGGCATCCTCTACCAGCAGCACATCAAGTTTGGCAAG AAGTCCTGGCGGAAGGTATGGGGTCTACTGTATGCAGGAGGCCCATCAGGCGTGGCACGGCTAGAGAGCTGGGAGGTCCGGGATGGTGGCCTGGGGCCAGCAGGTGACAGGTCTGTGGGGCCTGGCCGGCGAGGAGAGCGGCGGGTCATCCGCCTGGCTGACTGCGTATCCGTGCTGCCGGCTGACCGTGAGAGCTGCCCGCGGGACACTGGTGCCTTCCTGCTCACCACGACGGAGCGAAGCCACCTGCTGGCCGCACAGCACCGCCAGTCTTGGATGGGCCCCATTTGCCAGCTGGCCTTCCCG GGCACAGGGGAGAGCTCCCAAGGATCAGGGGAGGCAGAGGCTCCCAAGAGGGGCCTGGTCCAGATGGAGGAGAACTCCATCTACTCCTCCTGGCAGGAAG TGGGCGAGTTTCCAGTGGTGGTACAGAGGACGGAGGCAGCCACCCGCTGCCAGCTGAAGGGGCCCTACCTCCTGCTACTGGGCCAGGACTCCATCCAGCTGAAGGAGCCCGCCAGCCCCCAGGCGCTCTACACCTGGCCCTACCGCTTCCTGCGCAAGTTCGGCTCCCACAAG GGCGTGTTCTCCTTTGAAGCCGGCCGCCGCTGCGACTCGGGCGAGGGCCTCTTCGCCTTCATCAGCCCCCGCTCCCAAGACCTATGCGGGGCCGTAGCCGCCGCCATCGCCCGCCAGCGGGAGCGGCTCCCAGAGCGGGcggggccccagccctgccccctgccGCGGGCCACCTCCCTGCCCTCGCTGGAGCCTCCGGGGGAGCTACGGGAGGTGCCCCCGGGACCCGAGGCGCCCGGCTCCCGGAGGGCGCGCGCGGCCGAGCCCGGGCCCCAGAGCCTGCCCCCTCTGCTGGGCCCCGCAGCCCCGGACGAAACGGCGCCCGCGCTCTACGCGTCCGTGTGCAAGCGGGCCAGCCGGCCTCCGGACGCCGCCGAGCACCTGTACGAGAACCTGTGCGTGCTGGACGCCGGCCCCGCGCCCGACGCCGGCTGTCCGGAGCAGGAGGGCCCGGGCGGCCGCAGCCCCCTGGCCAGCCCCATCTAccacaatagccaggacctgggCTGGCCCGGCGCGGCCCATGACAGCAGCCTGGAGGCCCAGTACCGGCGgctgctggagctggagctggccGACGACGGCGACGAGGCCGAGGGCTCCGCCCGCGCCGGCGCCCACTTGGGCTTCAAGGCCAAGCTGGTGACGCTGCTGAGTCGTGAGCGCAGGAAGGGCCCGGCTCCCTGCGACAGGCCCTGA